The DNA window CTCCGCCCTTGAATCTCCCCGCATCGCCAGCCATCTCTAGGGGACTATGCGTATCCTTTCCGGCCTCCAACCCAGCGGGCGTCTCCACATCGGCAATTATTTTGGCATGATGGAGGCGGCGCTGAAGCTGCAACATGAAGGTGAGGCGTTCTACTTCATCGCCGACTACCACTCCCTGACCAGCATCCACGACGGCAAAGCCCTGCGCAGCAATGTGCGGGATCTGGCCATTGATTTTCTGGCCTGCGGGCTGGACCCGGAGAAGTGCGTCTTCTTCCGCCAAAGCGACGTGCCGGAGCATACGGAGCTCTCCTGGATCCTGAGCACCGTCACTCCCATGGGTCTGCTGGAGCGCTGCCATAGTTATAAAGACAAGGTGGCCAATGGCATCAGCGCCAGCCACGGCCTCTTTGCCTACCCTGTCCTCATGGCGGCGGACATCCTCATTTATGATGCGGATGTCGTCCCCGTGGGCCGCGATCAGAAGCAGCATGTCGAAGTCACCCGCGACATCGCCATCAAGATGAACGAGACCTTCGGCCAGGGCCTCTTAAGGCTGCCGAATCCCCGCATCCGCGAAGAAACCGCCGTGGTGCTCGGCACGGATGGCCGCAAGATGAGCAAGAGTTATGGCAACACCATCCAACTCTTCGAAGAACCGGCCAAGCTCAAAAAAGCCATCATGAGCATCCCGACAGATTCCACCCCGGTGGAATCTCCCAAGCCGGTGGAAGGCAGCAGCATCCTGGCACTTTATCAACTTGTCGCCTCCCCGGCGGATTACGAGGCGATGGTGGCTGATTTCCAGGCAGGCGGCAAAGGTTACGGCGACTTCAAGAAACGCCTCCTTCAAGGTATCACAGACTATTTTGCGCCCTTCCGCGAAAAGCGTGCCGAGCTTGAGTCAAACCCGGAATATGTGAACAAAGTCCTCGCCGAAGGTGCTGATAAAGCCCGCGCCGTCGCCCGCAAAACGCTGGAGCGCGTGCGCCAGGCGGTGGGCCTTGGAGATTAATCTGACCTGCCCTGATGAATCCCAACGGCTACGAACTCCTCGACAGCGGCAACTTTCAAAAGCTGGAACGCTTTGGCGAGGTGGTGCTATCCCGCCCCTGTGCCCAGGCTGTGTGGCGGCAGACGCTGCCACC is part of the Prosthecobacter sp. SYSU 5D2 genome and encodes:
- the trpS gene encoding tryptophan--tRNA ligase, translated to MRILSGLQPSGRLHIGNYFGMMEAALKLQHEGEAFYFIADYHSLTSIHDGKALRSNVRDLAIDFLACGLDPEKCVFFRQSDVPEHTELSWILSTVTPMGLLERCHSYKDKVANGISASHGLFAYPVLMAADILIYDADVVPVGRDQKQHVEVTRDIAIKMNETFGQGLLRLPNPRIREETAVVLGTDGRKMSKSYGNTIQLFEEPAKLKKAIMSIPTDSTPVESPKPVEGSSILALYQLVASPADYEAMVADFQAGGKGYGDFKKRLLQGITDYFAPFREKRAELESNPEYVNKVLAEGADKARAVARKTLERVRQAVGLGD